In the genome of Gloeotrichia echinulata CP02, one region contains:
- a CDS encoding AMIN domain-containing protein, translated as MNNKLKTNKFFQLSQQLFGIIVLSLYAVTILEAGSSQAKPVTKKPQNHHHPILPPPTTTSFAQQVARLDDWRFYPEVLQLEFTLSTGITPRYFYLSQPPRIVVDLPDTKLGYVSTQENYSGAIQKIRVSQLKAGVTRIVLDLAPGNFFTPNQVQLQPVSRQNPTRWVLSLFISGYSPSTQPEIYRQSPNNLPPNPSNYYPQSPNNLPPISNYPQSPNNLAPNPYNYPQAPNNLAPNPYNYPQAPNNLPPTTNNPQQPFFSLPPSSTNLAPTNPNLQQPFVTVPPLAPKNPIQIPNLILPPASFPNQPGNLNSLPPSVNPNFPVPTVPNYPANNPNTGVVEFGQPFPN; from the coding sequence ATGAACAATAAATTAAAAACTAACAAATTTTTTCAATTATCCCAGCAGCTTTTTGGCATAATTGTCTTGAGCTTATACGCAGTCACAATATTAGAAGCAGGTAGCAGTCAAGCCAAGCCAGTCACAAAAAAGCCACAAAATCATCATCATCCAATTTTACCACCGCCAACTACCACCAGTTTTGCCCAACAAGTAGCCAGATTAGATGATTGGCGCTTTTACCCAGAAGTTCTGCAACTGGAATTTACCCTCTCAACAGGTATAACTCCCCGCTACTTCTACCTTTCCCAACCACCGCGAATTGTCGTCGATTTACCAGATACCAAATTAGGCTATGTTTCCACCCAAGAAAACTATTCTGGAGCCATCCAAAAAATTCGCGTCTCCCAATTAAAAGCAGGCGTCACGCGCATTGTTCTGGATTTAGCACCAGGAAATTTTTTCACTCCCAACCAAGTGCAACTCCAACCTGTATCCAGACAAAACCCCACTCGCTGGGTGTTAAGTCTATTTATATCTGGTTATAGTCCCTCTACACAACCGGAAATTTACCGACAATCGCCCAATAACTTACCACCAAATCCTTCTAATTATTATCCGCAGTCGCCGAATAACTTACCGCCAATTTCTAACTATCCGCAATCACCCAATAACTTAGCGCCAAATCCCTATAATTATCCCCAGGCGCCCAATAACTTAGCGCCAAATCCCTATAACTATCCCCAAGCGCCCAATAACTTACCACCAACAACAAATAACCCACAACAGCCATTTTTCAGCCTACCGCCATCATCCACCAATCTGGCGCCAACAAATCCTAACCTACAGCAACCCTTTGTCACCGTACCTCCCCTCGCGCCGAAAAACCCGATTCAAATACCTAATTTAATTCTTCCCCCAGCTAGTTTCCCCAATCAACCAGGTAATCTTAACAGCCTTCCTCCATCGGTCAATCCTAATTTTCCCGTCCCCACAGTCCCCAATTATCCGGCTAATAACCCCAATACTGGGGTAGTTGAATTTGGTCAACCTTTTCCCAATTAA
- a CDS encoding VWA containing CoxE family protein, protein MSDFNPRPLLNRLFYRLRRDGFSLGVNEYLVALEAIDGGWGTQDANGLKKLLRSLWCHSLAQQDHLEVIFRAISAEERQNEVKSPESPSESSEFSSSSSNPSPLSFGEQIPAVGESFNPAPELSLLPVKSPINLLEQQTEDRDFRAYYPISRRYMVYSWRYLRRMVADGREDVLDVTATITEVCKQRFFLAPKYCRREQNHADLLLLLDQEGSMIPFHRFTRDLVETAQYESNIQQLRVGYFHNLPAQYIYLDPYLTEKVLFESILAAGDSNTSVLIVSDGGAARGDRRSERFSATAEVLWQIKQHTKLIAWLNPMPPERWQGTTAQFITNLVPMYPLDPQGLNQAIAQIR, encoded by the coding sequence ATGAGTGACTTTAACCCCCGACCTCTCTTGAATCGCCTGTTTTACCGTTTGCGACGGGATGGGTTTTCTTTGGGAGTCAATGAATATTTAGTGGCGCTAGAAGCCATTGACGGTGGTTGGGGAACTCAAGATGCAAATGGGCTGAAAAAACTTTTGCGATCGCTATGGTGTCATTCCTTAGCACAACAGGATCATTTAGAGGTGATTTTTCGGGCTATTAGTGCAGAAGAACGGCAAAATGAAGTAAAATCACCGGAAAGTCCCTCAGAATCATCTGAATTTTCTTCCTCATCTTCAAATCCCTCCCCTTTATCTTTTGGGGAGCAAATTCCTGCTGTGGGAGAATCTTTCAACCCAGCCCCTGAATTATCCTTACTTCCCGTCAAATCCCCCATCAACTTATTAGAACAGCAGACAGAAGATAGGGATTTCCGAGCTTATTATCCCATTTCTCGACGGTATATGGTCTATAGCTGGCGGTATTTGCGGCGAATGGTAGCAGATGGTAGAGAGGATGTTTTAGATGTAACAGCGACGATTACGGAAGTCTGCAAACAAAGATTTTTCTTAGCGCCAAAATACTGTCGAAGAGAACAAAATCACGCTGATTTGCTGCTGTTACTCGACCAGGAAGGCTCTATGATTCCCTTTCACCGCTTTACGCGAGATTTGGTTGAAACCGCCCAATACGAAAGTAACATCCAGCAGTTGCGCGTGGGCTATTTCCACAACCTGCCGGCACAGTATATTTATTTAGACCCTTATTTGACAGAAAAGGTTTTATTTGAGTCAATTTTAGCAGCAGGCGACAGCAATACCAGTGTATTAATTGTCAGCGATGGGGGAGCAGCGCGGGGCGATCGCCGTTCCGAAAGATTTTCGGCTACTGCTGAAGTTTTGTGGCAAATTAAACAGCATACCAAGTTAATTGCTTGGTTGAATCCCATGCCCCCAGAACGCTGGCAAGGAACTACTGCCCAATTTATCACGAATTTAGTACCAATGTATCCCCTTGATCCGCAGGGATTAAATCAGGCGATCGCACAGATTCGTTAA
- a CDS encoding formylglycine-generating enzyme family protein yields the protein MNPLSDELTQELAQQQINRFVGRFEPSYEYLAAHCALPLVLTPELVNYIRVQFLLREEVPWIAEADLLLSQLCRPVGYELYAMTPAVRANLLDKFHKKEWEQKFGANRLKSVAQLLMDYVTYLMRTHPNIQAQLQPQQWAAMVYLDEHRTQAEQEIANALQALVNRGKNGQAELARLQRLIEEFRPQLSQYNSLREFAVSLGIWLKGEISANASQSHTVHGVKLQLPQESFRLNLQDFEYQTPTVNRRGEIIKQDTKIAQYYTENLGNNVTLEMIAIPSGKFMMGSPKTEAERYDDESPQHEVTVSSFFMGKYPVTQAQWRVVAALPQVKRELKPDPSYFKGDNLPVEQISWYEAVEFCDRLSKSTGRNYRLPSEAEWEYACRAGTTTPFYFGETITADLANYYAEVSYGDAPKGKPVGQTTPVGSYPPNAFGLYDVHGNVWEWCYDDWHSNYELAPSDGSPWLNKQQKDNENDNPKLLRGGSWGYYPRNCRCASRLHLVLDYRSHDRGFRVVVSPART from the coding sequence ATGAACCCATTATCTGATGAATTAACGCAAGAATTAGCCCAGCAGCAGATTAATCGCTTTGTAGGACGGTTTGAGCCATCCTATGAATATTTAGCTGCTCACTGCGCCTTACCCTTGGTTTTAACTCCCGAATTAGTCAATTATATCCGAGTGCAATTTTTACTTAGAGAAGAAGTTCCTTGGATAGCGGAAGCGGATTTGTTGTTGTCCCAATTGTGTCGTCCAGTCGGCTATGAATTGTACGCCATGACTCCAGCAGTACGAGCTAATTTATTGGACAAATTTCACAAAAAAGAATGGGAGCAGAAATTTGGTGCAAATCGCCTCAAATCTGTAGCACAATTGTTGATGGATTACGTAACCTATTTAATGCGAACCCATCCCAATATCCAAGCTCAATTGCAACCACAACAATGGGCTGCAATGGTTTATTTAGATGAACATCGCACTCAAGCAGAACAGGAGATTGCTAATGCTCTACAAGCCTTAGTCAACCGAGGGAAAAATGGACAGGCGGAATTAGCTAGATTACAGCGTCTCATTGAAGAATTTAGACCGCAATTAAGTCAGTATAACTCATTAAGAGAATTTGCTGTATCGCTTGGCATTTGGCTCAAAGGTGAAATTTCTGCTAATGCTAGTCAATCCCATACTGTTCATGGAGTTAAACTGCAACTTCCGCAAGAAAGTTTTCGCTTAAACCTTCAGGATTTTGAATATCAAACACCCACTGTCAACCGTCGTGGCGAAATTATCAAGCAAGACACCAAAATTGCCCAATATTACACCGAAAACCTGGGTAATAATGTCACTCTCGAAATGATCGCCATCCCCAGCGGTAAATTTATGATGGGTTCCCCAAAAACTGAAGCTGAACGTTATGATGACGAAAGCCCCCAGCACGAAGTCACAGTTAGTTCCTTCTTCATGGGTAAGTACCCTGTCACCCAAGCACAATGGCGGGTTGTAGCGGCTCTCCCGCAAGTTAAAAGGGAACTTAAACCTGACCCATCATACTTTAAAGGTGATAATTTACCAGTAGAGCAAATTTCTTGGTATGAAGCGGTAGAGTTTTGTGATAGACTATCTAAAAGTACAGGACGAAACTATCGGCTGCCTAGCGAAGCTGAGTGGGAGTACGCTTGTAGAGCAGGCACGACAACTCCGTTCTACTTTGGCGAAACTATCACAGCGGATTTAGCTAACTACTATGCTGAAGTCAGCTATGGTGATGCCCCTAAAGGTAAACCTGTAGGACAAACAACCCCTGTAGGTAGCTATCCACCCAACGCCTTCGGCTTGTATGACGTGCACGGCAATGTCTGGGAATGGTGCTATGACGACTGGCATAGCAACTACGAATTAGCTCCATCCGATGGCAGCCCGTGGTTAAATAAACAACAAAAAGATAATGAGAATGATAATCCAAAGCTGCTGCGTGGTGGCTCCTGGGGCTACTATCCTAGGAATTGTCGTTGTGCGTCTCGCCTCCACCTCGTGCTGGACTACAGGAGCCACGACAGGGGTTTTCGTGTTGTTGTTTCCCCCGCGAGGACTTAG
- a CDS encoding transposase: MTFRLYPNKQIEQSLRYHRKLHKDLYNAAIYNRFTQYQKFNHKVDYFEQQNCLPELKEVWIEYKEINSQALQATLKRVDFAFQRWFLGLGKRPKYKSIRHYSGWTYPAKTGYSVESNGENGYLNLSKIGRIQMRGKAKYWGKPTTCTIVYRDGKWYASITIDALDQVLKPEILPTGAIGIDLGCKAALSITDGENHQQIEAPKFLRSAEQKIKKASKEKRRKRAPNRKKKIKASRRWKKSQAKVSKITRKVANQRQNWVHQVAAEIVSGNSFIATEKLEVKKMTSKAKKGKRKKQKSGLNKSILDVGFGMLRDTVKYKVEQIGGVFVEVPTLKVRPSQTCPKCGHQHKKTLDIRVHECGVCGYRQDRDIAAAEVMLYWAKGTLPGLGTSLVDAESSGSTSCTKARKQAGSMKQLGAKKRQKSVEVSANNELRDVETHSSGGANCG; this comes from the coding sequence ATGACTTTCAGGTTATACCCAAATAAGCAGATAGAGCAGTCTTTGCGGTATCACCGAAAGCTCCATAAAGACTTGTATAATGCTGCTATTTATAACAGATTCACTCAATATCAAAAGTTCAACCACAAGGTTGATTATTTTGAACAACAGAATTGTTTGCCAGAGTTGAAAGAAGTTTGGATAGAGTATAAAGAAATCAATTCACAAGCTCTACAAGCAACTTTAAAACGTGTTGATTTTGCTTTCCAACGCTGGTTTTTAGGATTGGGTAAACGCCCTAAATACAAGTCAATTCGCCATTATTCTGGTTGGACATATCCAGCTAAAACTGGTTATTCTGTAGAATCTAATGGCGAAAATGGGTATTTGAATCTGTCTAAAATTGGACGAATTCAAATGAGGGGTAAAGCTAAGTATTGGGGTAAACCAACTACTTGCACAATTGTTTACAGAGATGGTAAATGGTACGCATCAATCACAATTGATGCTTTAGACCAAGTTCTCAAGCCAGAAATTTTACCAACGGGTGCTATTGGTATAGATTTAGGATGTAAAGCAGCATTGTCAATTACTGATGGCGAAAATCATCAACAGATTGAAGCGCCAAAGTTTTTGAGGAGTGCTGAACAGAAAATAAAAAAAGCGTCTAAAGAGAAGAGACGCAAACGCGCACCAAATAGAAAGAAAAAAATTAAAGCTTCTAGAAGATGGAAAAAATCCCAAGCTAAGGTTAGCAAGATAACTCGCAAGGTTGCTAATCAAAGACAGAATTGGGTGCATCAAGTTGCAGCAGAAATAGTCAGCGGTAATAGCTTCATTGCAACTGAAAAACTAGAAGTAAAGAAGATGACCAGCAAGGCTAAAAAAGGTAAGCGCAAGAAGCAAAAATCGGGTTTGAATAAGTCAATACTTGACGTAGGTTTTGGGATGCTACGCGATACTGTCAAATACAAAGTAGAACAAATTGGTGGTGTATTTGTAGAAGTTCCAACCCTGAAGGTAAGGCCTAGCCAAACCTGTCCAAAGTGCGGTCATCAACATAAGAAAACACTTGATATTAGAGTTCACGAGTGTGGTGTTTGTGGATACCGTCAGGACAGAGATATTGCTGCTGCCGAGGTAATGCTTTACTGGGCAAAAGGCACTCTACCGGGGTTAGGAACTAGCCTCGTAGACGCAGAGTCGTCTGGCTCTACTTCATGCACCAAGGCGCGTAAGCAAGCTGGAAGCATGAAGCAACTAGGGGCGAAGAAGCGTCAAAAATCTGTGGAAGTCTCCGCTAATAACGAACTGAGGGATGTAGAAACCCACAGTTCAGGCGGAGCCAACTGTGGGTAG
- a CDS encoding trypsin-like peptidase domain-containing protein codes for MNAIDFPNHKKSIIRIFSQEEVVGIGFLVAEKYALTCAHVVAQALSISSSIPDIPDGEIRIDFPLANSTEKIKATVVYWCPTSDLDANAAIEDIAVLKLEHLPSQAKETRLTLSENLSKNPFKVFGCPRGVPFGVWATGVLSEQNAKQWMQLEDTKVTGYSIEAGFSGSPVWDEQLQGVVGMVVAADSKREVAKVAFMIPMQTLVKAWQYLESIVIRIQPIEKRVKPVLLPAKKRFLEQQKQQLEGNVEAVSKQMGFESNLSDYLNLERQVTVYFEMLDEIEREISDF; via the coding sequence ATGAATGCCATTGATTTTCCCAACCATAAAAAATCAATTATTCGGATATTTTCTCAAGAAGAAGTCGTTGGAATTGGCTTTCTGGTAGCAGAAAAATATGCTTTGACTTGCGCTCATGTTGTGGCTCAAGCATTGTCAATTTCTAGCTCAATACCGGACATTCCTGATGGAGAAATTAGGATTGATTTTCCTCTAGCTAATTCAACTGAGAAAATCAAAGCAACGGTTGTTTATTGGTGTCCCACATCTGACTTAGATGCGAATGCAGCAATTGAAGATATTGCTGTTTTAAAGCTTGAACACCTTCCTTCTCAAGCCAAAGAAACTCGTCTGACTTTATCAGAAAATCTTTCCAAGAATCCATTTAAAGTGTTTGGGTGTCCGAGGGGAGTTCCTTTTGGGGTTTGGGCTACTGGGGTTTTGTCAGAGCAAAATGCTAAACAGTGGATGCAACTGGAAGATACTAAGGTGACTGGATACTCGATTGAAGCGGGATTTAGTGGTTCTCCAGTTTGGGATGAACAATTACAGGGAGTAGTTGGGATGGTGGTCGCAGCAGATAGCAAGCGAGAAGTAGCAAAAGTTGCATTTATGATTCCGATGCAAACTTTAGTAAAAGCTTGGCAATATTTGGAGTCAATTGTTATCCGAATTCAGCCAATAGAAAAGCGAGTTAAACCAGTTTTATTACCAGCAAAGAAAAGGTTTCTTGAACAACAGAAACAGCAGCTTGAAGGAAATGTTGAAGCCGTTAGCAAGCAAATGGGTTTTGAGTCGAATTTATCTGATTATCTAAATTTGGAAAGACAAGTAACTGTTTATTTTGAAATGCTCGATGAAATTGAACGAGAAATTTCGGACTTTTAG
- a CDS encoding MoxR family ATPase codes for MNSPKYIFKCDPKAQPKKPHPDSPTELEPYIADEELIEAVNLAIFLQRPLLIEGEAGCGKTRLAVALAHELGLPFYRWDIRSTTKVQEGLYEYDAILRLHDVQTQNVTPSINPKTRQPRNPQNPKDYCELGPLGKAFQSHDYPAVLLIDEIDKADVDFPNDLLSILEKPWKFFIRETGEEIQANPERLPIIIITSNKEKGSLPSPFLRRCLYHYVRFPNQLEELEKIVNAHYAQKQKTDKIEIPKSDLVTTAITKFLKIREDKSLFKLPGTSEFLDWLAALHHFKSDPYPVDKLQEEKIIPYRDLIFKLRQDWQNPNYASS; via the coding sequence ATGAATTCTCCTAAATATATCTTCAAATGCGACCCTAAAGCACAACCGAAAAAACCTCATCCTGATTCTCCTACAGAATTAGAACCTTATATTGCGGATGAAGAATTAATCGAAGCAGTTAATTTGGCAATTTTTCTGCAAAGACCCCTATTAATTGAAGGGGAAGCGGGATGTGGTAAAACTAGATTAGCAGTTGCACTTGCTCATGAATTAGGATTACCATTTTATCGCTGGGATATTCGCTCAACTACGAAAGTTCAAGAGGGATTATATGAATATGATGCTATTTTACGTTTGCATGATGTCCAAACCCAAAACGTAACCCCATCAATTAATCCTAAAACTCGACAACCCAGAAATCCTCAAAATCCCAAAGACTACTGCGAATTAGGACCTCTAGGTAAAGCATTTCAATCCCATGACTATCCCGCAGTTTTGTTAATTGATGAAATTGATAAGGCTGATGTAGATTTCCCCAATGATTTACTTTCGATATTAGAAAAGCCTTGGAAATTCTTTATTCGAGAAACGGGAGAAGAAATCCAAGCGAATCCAGAACGACTACCAATTATTATCATTACCAGTAATAAAGAAAAAGGCAGTTTACCATCTCCATTTTTACGACGCTGTTTATATCACTATGTGCGATTTCCTAATCAACTAGAAGAGTTAGAGAAAATTGTCAATGCTCACTATGCACAAAAACAGAAAACAGATAAAATTGAAATACCTAAATCAGATTTAGTAACGACTGCCATTACTAAATTTTTAAAGATTCGAGAAGATAAAAGCCTGTTTAAACTCCCTGGAACTAGTGAATTTCTCGATTGGCTGGCTGCTTTACATCACTTTAAATCAGATCCCTATCCTGTAGACAAACTCCAGGAAGAAAAGATCATCCCTTATCGAGACTTAATCTTTAAATTGCGGCAAGACTGGCAAAATCCTAATTATGCATCATCATGA
- the tnpB gene encoding IS200/IS605 family element RNA-guided endonuclease TnpB: MLKAYKYRIYPTSEQAILLAKSFGCVRWFYNYALNLTSETYKATGKGLSRNDIINLLPSLKKEHEWLTEPPSQCLQQVALDLSSAFLNFFEKRAKYPNFKKKGQKQSIRLPQEIKLNGDELTLPKLGKVYCKVSRLPEGKLKSVTVSLTPSGEYHAACLYDDGNDKPASTSEGKAIGVDMGINHYVITSDGTKHGNPKYYRKYEVKLAKKQKQLSRKQKGSSNRNKARIKVAKVHAKITRCREDFLHKLSRKLVDENQVIVVENLAVKNMIKNHKLAKSISDAGWGQFCTMLKYKAEWEGKVYIEVDRFFPSSKTCSNCLHKSDNLSLDIRSWQCPKCHTIHDRDINAAVNIRDEGLRLLAGGHLATASGERVRPSKGTAFTRRFSVKEESPRLK; this comes from the coding sequence ATGTTAAAAGCCTACAAGTACAGAATCTATCCAACCAGTGAGCAAGCGATATTGCTTGCCAAGTCGTTTGGATGTGTACGCTGGTTTTACAACTATGCGCTTAACTTAACTAGCGAAACATATAAAGCAACAGGTAAGGGGTTAAGTCGTAATGACATCATTAATCTGTTACCGTCATTGAAAAAAGAACATGAATGGTTAACAGAACCCCCCTCTCAATGTTTACAACAAGTAGCTTTGGACTTGTCTAGTGCGTTTTTGAATTTCTTTGAAAAACGGGCTAAGTACCCCAATTTCAAAAAGAAAGGACAAAAACAATCTATTCGTCTTCCACAAGAAATCAAGCTAAATGGTGACGAATTAACACTGCCAAAATTAGGTAAAGTTTACTGTAAAGTATCGCGCCTACCTGAAGGCAAGTTAAAGTCTGTTACTGTTTCATTAACTCCATCTGGTGAATACCATGCTGCTTGCCTTTACGATGATGGTAATGATAAACCTGCTTCAACATCAGAAGGCAAAGCTATTGGTGTGGACATGGGAATTAACCATTACGTTATTACGTCCGATGGGACTAAACATGGCAACCCTAAGTATTACCGGAAATATGAAGTCAAACTAGCCAAGAAACAAAAACAACTTAGCCGCAAGCAGAAAGGGTCTAGTAATCGCAACAAAGCGCGGATTAAAGTTGCTAAAGTTCACGCAAAAATTACCAGATGCCGAGAAGATTTTCTACACAAACTAAGTCGTAAATTAGTTGACGAGAACCAAGTCATAGTTGTAGAAAATTTGGCAGTTAAGAACATGATCAAAAACCACAAACTAGCTAAATCTATTAGTGATGCTGGCTGGGGTCAATTCTGTACTATGTTGAAATACAAGGCAGAATGGGAGGGAAAAGTCTACATCGAAGTAGACAGATTTTTCCCTAGTTCCAAAACTTGTAGTAACTGCTTGCACAAGAGTGATAATCTCAGTTTAGACATTCGCAGTTGGCAATGCCCTAAATGTCACACAATACATGACAGGGACATTAATGCAGCCGTGAATATCAGAGATGAAGGTTTACGACTTTTGGCGGGAGGGCATCTCGCTACCGCTTCTGGAGAAAGAGTAAGACCAAGTAAAGGCACTGCTTTTACAAGGCGTTTTTCTGTGAAGGAAGAATCCCCACGCCTTAAGTAG
- the tnpA gene encoding IS200/IS605 family transposase — MVPRKGSHSVFSIRQHFVFVTKYRRKTITASMLERLPEIFANVCRKTKCRLIEFSGEVDHVHLLVDFHPDNNLSVLVGSLKSASSRIIQKEFSEHLSNFYRQPVFWSSSYYVSSTGGAPIEKIKQYIQSQESPNE, encoded by the coding sequence GTGGTTCCCAGAAAAGGCTCTCATTCTGTTTTCTCTATTCGCCAACATTTTGTGTTTGTAACCAAGTACAGACGCAAAACAATAACCGCTTCAATGTTGGAACGGTTGCCAGAAATATTTGCAAATGTCTGTAGAAAAACCAAGTGCAGACTAATCGAGTTTTCAGGCGAAGTGGATCATGTTCATTTGCTAGTTGATTTCCACCCAGATAACAACTTATCCGTTCTTGTAGGTAGTCTAAAATCAGCATCAAGCAGAATTATTCAGAAAGAATTCTCAGAACATCTATCTAATTTTTATCGTCAACCTGTTTTTTGGTCTAGTTCATATTATGTCTCTTCTACTGGTGGCGCACCAATTGAAAAAATCAAGCAATATATACAATCTCAAGAATCCCCAAATGAATGA